A region of Nitrospinota bacterium DNA encodes the following proteins:
- a CDS encoding DUF484 family protein codes for MKQDLASQSLKMNNVRLRESVASLSKKLKFLINCSEENEIKDQRVEEMEEIIFTSGSLKEMFDTLITQGRQIFGLDAITVTLDTRFENGYPEGYKEPGVNVFINSGNVFFAELMADQSLVDLTEPRLRRGKKGSETFFPNGLCMKVRSEALLPVRSAGGLLAVVAFGSSIPTRFNEGDGVRYLKRLARLLALKMDNFAARYERVEQAAVVESVPI; via the coding sequence ATGAAGCAGGATCTGGCCTCGCAGTCTCTTAAGATGAACAATGTGCGGCTCAGGGAATCGGTGGCGTCGTTGAGCAAGAAGCTCAAGTTCCTCATCAACTGCTCCGAGGAGAACGAGATAAAGGACCAGCGGGTGGAGGAGATGGAGGAGATAATCTTCACCTCCGGGTCGCTTAAAGAGATGTTCGACACGCTCATCACCCAGGGACGGCAGATCTTCGGGCTGGACGCCATAACCGTCACCCTGGACACACGGTTCGAGAATGGCTACCCCGAAGGGTACAAGGAGCCCGGCGTAAACGTGTTCATCAATTCCGGCAATGTTTTCTTCGCGGAGCTTATGGCCGACCAGTCACTGGTTGATCTTACAGAGCCACGCCTGCGCCGGGGCAAAAAGGGGTCTGAAACCTTCTTCCCAAACGGATTGTGCATGAAGGTGCGTTCCGAGGCTCTTCTGCCTGTCAGAAGCGCCGGAGGGTTGCTGGCGGTGGTGGCCTTTGGAAGCTCCATTCCCACAAGATTCAACGAAGGGGATGGCGTGCGATACCTCAAAAGGCTGGCCCGCCTGCTGGCGTTGAAGATGGACAATTTCGCCGCCCGTTATGAAAGGGTGGAGCAAGCCGCTGTGGTGGAAAGTGTGCCAATTTGA
- a CDS encoding HD domain-containing protein: MTGKLCFLVEPLAKSHFESVRGSHGWDHVQRVLKLCEHIGPLEGCDMTVLRLAALLHDIGRNESDAGGGETCHAQLGAEMARGILKEAGADEALIGAVAHCVETHRFRRGAVPVSMEAKVLFDADKLDGIGAVGIGRAFLFAGEIGAMLHDPDVDIEKTESYTEDDTAYREYLVKLRHVKDRMQTKTGKAMAEERHSFMELFFGRLNAETRGEL; the protein is encoded by the coding sequence ATGACAGGTAAACTTTGTTTTTTGGTGGAGCCTCTGGCGAAAAGCCATTTTGAGAGCGTGCGCGGCTCCCACGGGTGGGACCATGTTCAAAGAGTGTTGAAACTCTGCGAGCACATCGGCCCGCTGGAAGGGTGCGACATGACGGTGTTGAGGCTGGCGGCGCTTTTGCATGACATCGGCAGGAACGAAAGCGACGCGGGCGGCGGCGAGACTTGCCACGCCCAACTGGGGGCGGAAATGGCCAGAGGCATATTGAAGGAGGCAGGGGCCGATGAAGCGCTCATCGGGGCGGTGGCCCATTGCGTGGAGACCCACAGGTTCCGGCGCGGGGCCGTGCCTGTGAGTATGGAGGCCAAGGTGTTGTTCGACGCCGACAAACTGGACGGCATCGGCGCGGTGGGCATAGGCCGGGCGTTCCTTTTCGCAGGCGAGATAGGCGCAATGCTACACGACCCGGACGTGGACATAGAGAAGACGGAGTCATATACGGAAGACGATACAGCCTACCGCGAATACCTGGTTAAACTGCGGCATGTGAAAGACCGCATGCAGACCAAAACCGGCAAGGCCATGGCCGAAGAGCGGCACAGTTTCATGGAGCTTTTTTTCGGCAGGCTAAACGCCGAGACGCGGGGGGAGTTGTAA
- a CDS encoding type II toxin-antitoxin system RelE/ParE family toxin, with the protein MADAAARIEPGMTLTMPLSRPMPGIGSGVNELRFRGPGGVYRVIYWLAGGGVVWFIHAFQKKTAQTSLTDINVARLRLRRIQE; encoded by the coding sequence TTGGCTGACGCGGCGGCAAGGATTGAGCCGGGAATGACTCTAACGATGCCCCTTTCAAGGCCAATGCCCGGCATTGGGAGCGGAGTTAATGAGCTTCGTTTCAGAGGACCCGGCGGAGTGTACCGGGTGATTTATTGGCTTGCGGGGGGCGGAGTGGTTTGGTTCATTCATGCTTTCCAGAAAAAAACGGCTCAAACATCGCTGACCGATATTAACGTGGCGAGACTGCGATTGAGGAGGATTCAGGAATGA
- a CDS encoding XRE family transcriptional regulator gives MKRTTAGELSEMFGIRNSRALEAILKADIIKAVLKEMERKGITHAGLAKRSGLARSTVTGILSGSLQKITLDRTLRLLEGAGLTAKLQVIRAKQKAA, from the coding sequence ATGAAAAGGACAACGGCTGGCGAATTGTCGGAGATGTTCGGCATTAGAAACTCTCGCGCCCTTGAAGCGATATTGAAGGCGGACATCATTAAAGCTGTATTAAAAGAGATGGAGAGAAAAGGGATCACCCACGCCGGGTTGGCAAAGCGTTCAGGCTTGGCGAGGTCAACCGTTACCGGAATATTAAGCGGCAGTCTTCAGAAGATAACCCTGGACAGAACTTTGCGGCTTCTTGAAGGGGCCGGATTGACCGCCAAACTGCAGGTAATAAGGGCCAAACAAAAAGCGGCTTAA
- a CDS encoding FtsQ-type POTRA domain-containing protein, whose amino-acid sequence MTGEQNTPNGKMTGSAGKGRKKAARVVVWAALKTMAALAAVAIMAFGANTGYEAAVKNRYFDVSQIRVEGLSVIHEEEIKKLAGPVEGRNTLSLDMREISKRLLAHPWVGEVELRRELPSTLGVRIKERVPAFVARAGKEFWVVDDGGVLICPAENPAEILLPIIEGAPVEDGKVTAGAKLSQQDFKAAVYAWERLSGYRFLGKHQVMGFDLAEPGKIKIRIKDSQTSLTFPRRKWEDEVERLITVDHILRTKEGTPLSLSMMFADKVIVTYPSPRSAGNGSRG is encoded by the coding sequence ATGACCGGTGAACAGAATACCCCCAATGGAAAGATGACAGGTTCCGCCGGAAAGGGACGAAAAAAGGCGGCCCGGGTGGTGGTTTGGGCGGCGCTTAAAACCATGGCGGCGCTGGCGGCGGTGGCCATTATGGCTTTCGGCGCCAACACAGGCTACGAGGCGGCGGTGAAAAACCGTTATTTCGACGTGTCGCAGATCCGTGTGGAAGGCCTTTCTGTCATCCACGAGGAGGAGATAAAGAAGCTGGCCGGGCCGGTGGAGGGGCGCAACACCCTGTCGCTGGACATGCGTGAGATAAGCAAGAGGTTGTTAGCCCACCCCTGGGTGGGCGAAGTGGAGCTGAGGCGCGAGCTTCCCTCCACCTTGGGCGTAAGGATAAAGGAACGGGTTCCGGCGTTCGTGGCCAGGGCTGGGAAAGAGTTCTGGGTGGTGGACGACGGCGGCGTGCTGATATGCCCCGCCGAGAACCCGGCGGAAATCCTCCTGCCGATCATCGAGGGAGCCCCGGTGGAAGATGGCAAAGTGACGGCTGGGGCAAAGCTTTCCCAGCAGGATTTCAAAGCCGCCGTTTACGCATGGGAACGCTTGAGCGGCTACAGGTTTTTGGGAAAACACCAGGTGATGGGATTCGACCTGGCCGAGCCGGGGAAAATAAAAATACGGATCAAGGACTCTCAAACCTCGCTTACGTTCCCAAGACGCAAGTGGGAGGATGAAGTGGAGAGGCTGATTACCGTGGACCACATCTTGAGGACTAAGGAGGGGACGCCTTTGTCGCTGAGCATGATGTTCGCCGACAAGGTGATTGTCACGTATCCGTCGCCGCGAAGCGCCGGAAATGGAAGCAGAGGATAG
- the tcmP gene encoding three-Cys-motif partner protein TcmP, which translates to MGQTKDFFKEKKAWSALKDEILDYYLTPYISKILRAHRPLYIFDCFAGKGRFDDGTPGSPLIIAEQIRGKLLSNQTNTGMLRGAFIEKKYGTDLENNLAGYPNTKVLHGTFEDNLNEILSLDRNSSIFLYVDPYGIKSLNLNNFQRVGETSFSSIEMLMNFNSVGFLREGCRLLKYTDPLGDDELADYESDGDINTIARLNEIAGGAYWQDILRRYYEKAITFYEAEDAFISEYCLTLRNVFKYTVNIPIKTKSNHIPKYRLIFCSNHKDGLILMADNMHKKWKEIVARQRNGQLALLDLEFPDFKLCQGFDLHADIMSLVSASSSGISLQDLIVGLIQKYGIAFCESDYKKEIRRMESDSDLVIVRDPPVTKKTRRPATSMEYSKYDIMVRKLS; encoded by the coding sequence GTGGGGCAGACCAAAGATTTTTTCAAGGAAAAGAAAGCGTGGTCGGCGCTGAAAGACGAAATTCTTGACTACTATCTTACCCCATATATTTCAAAAATTTTACGAGCACATAGGCCGTTATATATATTTGATTGTTTTGCTGGCAAAGGAAGGTTTGACGATGGTACGCCAGGTTCGCCGTTGATAATAGCAGAACAAATAAGAGGAAAGCTTCTAAGTAATCAGACAAATACCGGTATGCTTAGGGGAGCTTTTATTGAAAAAAAGTACGGTACAGATTTAGAAAACAATCTGGCCGGTTACCCGAATACAAAGGTATTGCATGGAACATTCGAGGACAACCTGAATGAAATATTATCATTAGACAGAAACAGTAGCATTTTTTTGTATGTTGATCCTTACGGCATAAAAAGCCTCAACCTCAACAACTTCCAGCGTGTCGGAGAAACAAGTTTTTCATCCATTGAAATGCTGATGAATTTCAATTCAGTCGGATTCCTCAGAGAAGGCTGTCGGTTATTGAAATATACAGATCCCCTGGGCGACGATGAATTGGCCGATTATGAGAGCGATGGAGACATTAATACCATTGCCCGCTTAAACGAAATTGCTGGGGGCGCATACTGGCAAGATATACTGAGGAGATACTATGAAAAAGCGATAACTTTCTATGAGGCTGAAGATGCTTTTATATCGGAGTACTGTCTAACGCTGAGGAATGTATTTAAGTACACTGTAAATATACCAATAAAAACCAAATCAAACCACATCCCTAAATATCGGTTAATTTTTTGCTCCAATCATAAAGACGGTTTGATTTTAATGGCAGATAATATGCACAAAAAATGGAAGGAAATAGTTGCCCGCCAACGAAATGGTCAACTAGCCCTTCTTGACCTTGAATTCCCTGATTTTAAACTGTGTCAGGGATTTGATTTACATGCTGACATTATGTCTTTAGTGTCTGCAAGCAGTTCAGGCATCTCTCTGCAGGACTTGATTGTCGGATTGATTCAAAAATACGGGATTGCATTTTGCGAGTCAGATTATAAAAAAGAGATTCGCCGAATGGAAAGCGATTCCGATTTGGTAATAGTCCGAGATCCCCCTGTAACCAAAAAGACAAGGAGGCCTGCAACATCAATGGAGTATTCCAAATACGATATCATGGTTAGAAAGCTTTCATAG
- the ftsZ gene encoding cell division protein FtsZ produces the protein MSEFQDIDDSEVIFDCADSIADYNFTPKIKVVGVGGGGGNAVRTMLNHGISGVEFIVANTDAQSLRASPVPQKIQLGKQHTRGLGAGGRPEVGKASAIEDEEDIREHLRDAHMVFVTAGMGGGTGTGAAPVIAAIAKEMGALTVAVVTKPFSFEGKRKLGNAEQGLAELRKNADTLIIIPNQQLLGYVDKSTPAVAAFGKADGVLSGAVKGISDIITGVGNINVDFADVRTVMSQKGMALLGVGVGSGDKRAMEAAQSAINSPLLEDSHIDGAKGLLINITGGPDFSLNEMSEAVSFITDHADHDADIKFGLVIDETMGERVSVTVIATGFKAFQEGRRGDEYGSSSRQDQLAPQGKIAPLRISRDRLIADDIAREVAAERAFVPPRRPTLKAVNGDMDIQNENLAIPAFIRRQAD, from the coding sequence ATGAGCGAGTTCCAGGATATAGATGACAGCGAAGTGATTTTCGATTGCGCCGACAGCATTGCGGATTACAACTTCACCCCGAAGATAAAGGTGGTGGGCGTTGGGGGCGGCGGGGGCAACGCCGTGCGCACCATGCTAAACCACGGCATATCCGGCGTGGAGTTTATCGTGGCCAATACCGACGCGCAATCCCTGCGCGCCTCGCCCGTGCCGCAGAAGATACAGCTGGGCAAACAGCACACCCGCGGGCTTGGCGCCGGCGGCAGGCCCGAGGTGGGCAAGGCCTCGGCCATCGAGGATGAGGAGGATATAAGGGAGCATTTAAGGGACGCCCACATGGTGTTCGTCACCGCTGGCATGGGCGGCGGCACTGGCACCGGGGCCGCGCCGGTTATAGCCGCTATCGCCAAGGAGATGGGAGCGCTTACCGTGGCGGTGGTAACAAAGCCTTTCTCCTTTGAGGGGAAAAGGAAGCTGGGCAACGCCGAGCAGGGGCTGGCGGAGTTAAGGAAGAACGCCGATACGCTCATAATTATCCCCAACCAGCAATTGCTGGGGTATGTGGACAAGTCCACCCCCGCCGTGGCCGCTTTCGGCAAGGCCGACGGGGTGCTGTCCGGCGCGGTTAAAGGCATATCCGACATCATCACCGGCGTGGGCAACATAAACGTGGACTTCGCCGACGTGCGCACAGTGATGAGCCAGAAAGGCATGGCCCTGTTGGGCGTGGGCGTGGGTTCCGGCGACAAACGCGCCATGGAAGCCGCCCAGAGCGCCATAAACAGCCCCCTGCTGGAAGACTCCCACATAGACGGCGCCAAGGGGCTTTTGATAAACATCACCGGCGGGCCGGATTTCTCCCTCAACGAGATGAGCGAGGCCGTATCCTTCATCACCGACCACGCCGACCACGACGCGGACATCAAGTTCGGGCTGGTGATAGACGAGACCATGGGCGAACGCGTTAGCGTTACCGTCATCGCCACCGGGTTCAAGGCCTTCCAGGAAGGGCGCAGGGGCGACGAGTACGGTTCATCCTCCCGGCAGGACCAGCTGGCGCCCCAGGGGAAGATAGCCCCCCTCCGCATATCCCGCGACAGGCTGATAGCAGACGACATCGCGCGGGAAGTTGCGGCGGAAAGGGCTTTCGTGCCACCCAGGCGGCCAACTTTGAAAGCGGTCAACGGTGATATGGACATCCAGAACGAAAACCTGGCCATACCCGCGTTCATCCGGCGCCAGGCGGACTAG
- a CDS encoding radical SAM protein yields MNKVCSYIERKSLLYKTGVEYGDYTINHVEGCSHGCLYPCYAMLMAKRFGKVKTYEDWIRPKIVSNSLELLQKEIPKYRDKIKFVHLSFSTDPFMHGYKEISNLTLRIIEMLNNANIRCTALTKGTLPAELSSLSELNEFGITLISLDDKYRKKYEPFSAPYKERIRSLYALHKKGVKTWVSIEPYPTPNILDQDFREILESIAFVDKIIFGRLNYNSLVTKYLNEETDFYDQLSRQVIGFCQSRKKGFHIKHGTMANCPERNKKGSVGALFSNLKVGTIVEVE; encoded by the coding sequence ATGAATAAGGTATGTTCTTATATTGAGAGAAAATCACTTCTTTATAAAACAGGCGTTGAATACGGGGACTACACGATTAACCATGTCGAAGGTTGCTCGCATGGATGCCTGTATCCTTGTTACGCTATGCTTATGGCCAAAAGGTTCGGCAAAGTAAAAACCTATGAAGATTGGATTAGGCCTAAAATTGTTTCAAATTCGCTTGAACTTCTACAAAAGGAAATACCGAAGTATAGAGACAAAATCAAGTTTGTCCATCTAAGTTTTAGCACGGATCCCTTTATGCACGGTTATAAGGAAATCTCGAATTTAACCTTAAGAATTATTGAAATGCTTAATAATGCAAACATAAGGTGCACTGCGCTGACAAAGGGAACGCTCCCAGCCGAGCTTTCCTCGCTAAGCGAATTGAATGAATTCGGAATAACCTTAATTTCGCTTGACGATAAATATAGAAAAAAATACGAGCCATTTTCAGCGCCGTATAAAGAGAGAATTAGGAGCCTTTATGCTTTGCATAAAAAGGGAGTAAAAACATGGGTGAGCATTGAGCCATATCCAACTCCAAATATTTTGGATCAAGATTTTAGAGAGATACTGGAATCGATTGCCTTTGTAGATAAGATTATTTTTGGAAGGCTTAATTACAATTCACTGGTTACTAAATATTTAAATGAGGAAACAGATTTTTACGACCAATTGAGTCGGCAAGTAATTGGGTTTTGCCAATCAAGGAAAAAGGGTTTTCACATTAAGCATGGCACAATGGCGAATTGCCCGGAGCGAAATAAGAAAGGAAGTGTTGGCGCTCTATTTTCCAATCTCAAAGTTGGGACTATTGTGGAAGTTGAATAA
- a CDS encoding BON domain-containing protein, with amino-acid sequence MLHRFTPFAVAIVMAIALPAHAQAEKEEKGTMERFGAAVDEKYEKTKEFFSDTAINARIKRRLLEDDQVSVKNISLTVDQGAVTVEGDAPSEEMAQRTLEIVRATEGVTGVTNKLQIIVREPSQAK; translated from the coding sequence ATGCTCCACCGATTTACGCCGTTCGCCGTGGCGATTGTGATGGCCATTGCCCTGCCCGCACATGCTCAAGCGGAAAAAGAAGAAAAAGGGACCATGGAGCGGTTCGGCGCCGCCGTGGATGAAAAGTATGAGAAGACCAAGGAGTTTTTCAGCGACACGGCCATAAACGCCAGAATCAAGAGACGCCTGCTGGAAGACGATCAGGTTTCGGTGAAAAATATCAGCCTCACCGTTGACCAGGGCGCCGTGACTGTGGAAGGGGACGCGCCAAGCGAAGAGATGGCCCAGCGGACGCTGGAGATAGTCCGCGCCACCGAGGGGGTCACAGGCGTGACGAACAAACTCCAGATAATAGTAAGAGAACCTTCGCAGGCCAAGTAA
- the ftsA gene encoding cell division protein FtsA has protein sequence MAKNRELIAGLDIGTSKTCCVLADISGGAIDIVGLGSHASHGLRKGVVVNIESTVESIKAAVEEAETMAGAEIESVYASVAGEHIKGINSHGIIAVKGSEVTQADVDRVLEAAKAVNIPMDREMIHTLSQEFIVDEQGGVAKPVGMRGVRLEAKVHIITGSVTWIQNIVRSVNRAGLVVSATVAEQLAASEAALDEDEKELGVALVNMGGGTCDIAIYHKGSIKWTSVVTLGGNDITGDISIGFRTPGHEAEKIKRLYGCAASDLVPDDEVIDVPGVGEREARQVYRRTLADIIQPRVEEIFMMVKRDLEVSGYLDQLAAGLALTGGTAMMQGMPEIAEAIFNMPVRRAHPRKLGGITDIVDSAEYATAVGLILYGARDMASGRKRRSRGKGALDGGLVKIKDWIKDFF, from the coding sequence ATGGCCAAGAACAGGGAACTAATCGCCGGTTTGGATATCGGCACCTCCAAGACCTGCTGTGTGCTGGCGGACATTAGCGGTGGGGCCATAGACATAGTGGGACTGGGAAGCCACGCATCCCACGGCCTGCGCAAGGGTGTGGTGGTGAACATCGAGTCCACGGTAGAGTCCATAAAGGCCGCCGTGGAAGAGGCGGAAACCATGGCGGGGGCGGAGATAGAAAGCGTTTACGCCTCGGTGGCCGGGGAGCATATCAAGGGGATAAACAGCCACGGCATAATCGCCGTGAAAGGCTCGGAGGTTACCCAGGCCGACGTGGACCGGGTGCTGGAGGCGGCCAAGGCGGTGAACATACCGATGGACCGGGAGATGATCCACACGCTCTCCCAGGAATTCATCGTGGACGAGCAGGGGGGCGTGGCCAAACCCGTGGGTATGCGGGGTGTGCGGCTGGAGGCCAAGGTGCACATCATCACCGGGTCGGTAACGTGGATACAGAACATCGTGCGTTCCGTGAACAGGGCGGGGCTGGTGGTTTCGGCCACTGTGGCCGAACAGCTGGCCGCCTCCGAGGCGGCGCTGGACGAGGACGAGAAAGAGCTGGGCGTGGCCCTGGTGAACATGGGTGGCGGCACTTGCGACATAGCCATATACCACAAAGGCTCCATCAAATGGACCTCGGTGGTGACCCTGGGCGGAAACGACATCACCGGGGACATATCCATCGGCTTCCGCACCCCGGGGCACGAAGCCGAGAAGATAAAACGTCTTTATGGTTGCGCCGCGTCAGACCTGGTGCCCGACGACGAGGTGATAGATGTGCCCGGCGTTGGTGAACGCGAGGCGCGGCAGGTTTACCGCAGGACACTGGCGGACATAATCCAGCCTCGGGTGGAGGAGATATTCATGATGGTCAAACGCGACCTGGAGGTATCCGGCTATCTGGACCAGCTGGCGGCGGGCCTGGCGCTTACAGGAGGCACGGCCATGATGCAGGGGATGCCGGAGATAGCCGAGGCTATTTTCAACATGCCGGTGCGCCGGGCGCATCCGCGAAAGCTCGGCGGCATTACCGACATTGTGGACAGCGCCGAATACGCCACCGCGGTGGGGCTGATTCTTTACGGGGCGAGGGATATGGCCAGTGGACGCAAGAGGAGAAGCCGTGGCAAAGGCGCTCTGGACGGCGGGCTGGTGAAGATAAAAGACTGGATAAAGGATTTTTTCTGA